The genomic DNA CGCTCGGCCCAGCGTCGCGCCCGTGGTGACGATGTCGTCGACGAGCAGCACGCGACGCCCTGCCAGCAGCTCGCCGGCACCCCGTCGGGCGTACATCGCCTGGCGGCGAGCGAGGTGCCGGCCGGACGCCGACAGCCCCGCGGCGTCCGCGCCGGCCCGGCTGCCGAGCACGACGCCGACCGGCCGGTCG from Cumulibacter manganitolerans includes the following:
- a CDS encoding ComF family protein; this encodes DRPVGVVLGSRAGADAAGLSASGRHLARRQAMYARRGAGELLAGRRVLLVDDIVTTGATLGRAAEIVRSLGAADVRAAVVAETEKQVAGR